One region of Solanum pennellii chromosome 6, SPENNV200 genomic DNA includes:
- the LOC107021556 gene encoding AP-1 complex subunit mu-2-like produces the protein MAGAISALFLLDMKGRCLISRDYRGDVSAQQVEKFFTKHLEKEDDLESDGPICHENGVNYMFIQHKNIYLMAASKQNSNAASLLFFLHRVVDVFKHYFEELEEESLRDNFVVVYELLDEMMDFGYPQYTEAKILSEFIKTDAYRMEVNQHPPMAVTNAVSWRSEGVYYKNNEVYLDVVEHVNLLVNSNGQLIRSEVNGALKMRAYLSGMPECKLGLNDKVLLEAQGRPTKGKSIDLDDIKFHQCVRLARFENDRTISFIPPDGSFDLMTYRLSTQVKPLIWVEAQVERHSRSRVEMSVKARSQFKERSTATNVEIELPVPSDAMSPIIRTSMGYATYAPERDAVVWKIKSFPGNKDYMLRAEFRLPSVISEDTPPDRKAPIRVKFEIPYFTVSGIQVRYLKIIEKSGYQALPWVRYITMAGEYELRLI, from the exons ATGGCGGGTGCCATCTCCGCGCTGTTTCTTCTTGATATGAAAGGGAGATGCCTCATAAGTCGTGACTATAGAGGCGATGTTTCAGCTCAACAAGTCGAAAAATTCTTTACTAAGCACCTTGAAAAAGAG GATGATTTAGAATCTGATGGACCAATATGCCACGAAAATGGCGTGAACTACATGTTTATACAGCACAAGAACATTTACCTGATGGCAGCATCAAAGCAGAATTCAAATGCTGCTAGCCTCCTTTTCTTTCTACATCGTGTAGTTGAT GTTTTTAAGCATTATTTTGAAGAACTAGAAGAGGAGTCTCTACGAGATAACTTTGTTGTTGTG TATGAATTGCTTGATGAAATGATGGACTTTGGTTATCCTCAATATACGGAAGCTAAGATTCTTAGTGAGTTTATCAAGACGGATGCATATAGAATGGAAGTCAACCAGCACCCACCAATGGCTGTGACAAATGCAGTTTCATGGCGTAGTGAGGGTGTATATTATAAGAATAATGAA GTTTATTTGGATGTGGTTGAACATGTTAATCTCCTTGTCAATAGCAACGGACAATTGATACGTTCTGAAGTTAATGGGGCGTTGAAGATGAGAGCTTATTTGAG TGGCATGCCTGAGTGCAAGCTCGGGCTTAACGACAAAGTACTATTGGAGGCTCAAGGTCGACCTACCAAAGGCAAATCCATTGATTTGGATGATATCAAGTTTCACCA GTGTGTGCGTCTGGCTAGGTTTGAAAATGATCGCACAATATCATTTATACCTCCTGATGGATCATTTGATCTGATGACTTATAGACTCAGTACTCAG GTGAAGCCACTGATTTGGGTGGAAGCTCAAGTTGAAAGGCATTCAAGAAGCCGCGTTGAGATGTCTGTCAAGGCCAGAAGCCAATTTAAAGAGCGAAG CACTGCTACGAATGTTGAAATCGAGTTGCCTGTACCATCTGATGCAATGAGTCCCATCATACGAACATCGATGGGTTATGCTACATATGCTCCTGAGAGAGATGCAGTGGTATGGAAAATCAAGTCATTTCCGGGTAACAAG GATTATATGCTGAGGGCAGAGTTTAGACTTCCAAGTGTAATATCTGAAGATACACCTCCTGATAGAAAAGCTCCAATTCGCGTTAAGTTTGAGATACCATATTTTACAGTCTCAGGAATTCAG GTTCGTTATCTCAAAATCATTGAAAAAAGTGGATATCAAGCTCTTCCATGGGTGAGGTACATAACAATGGCTGGTGAATATGAACTAAGGCTTATATGA